From one Enterococcus sp. DIV2402 genomic stretch:
- a CDS encoding cation-translocating P-type ATPase, with protein MLKEQKQNQFEGREQGLSQSEVNQLLQEHGPNTIESQSGKSFFVYLTEALKDITILILLFATVLSSYVAFKSHPDDFTEPIVIFSIVLLNIYLSIRQQKNAEKSMDELKKMSVPTSRVIRDGQLQEVESTEIVPGDLLQLKLGDRVPADAKILSCSNFFVDESFLTGESEPSEKNAEARSNPEAPIGDRKDSIFSGALVVTGTAQAVVEKTGMHTEIGKISSLINNEAANVAPLQIRMQKLGKALGVVAITAGVLAIIIGVIKGLALETSIMTAISMAVAAIPEVLPVVVTISLAIGMSNMAFKKTIVRTPSTVETVGSVSVICSDKTGTITENKMTVKRISPLANLSETVFNVTYNEKNNLLFLFYLASTIDENSTAGSNPTELAIKKALDETFSKEELQKISSNFKQIRELPFDSSRKRMTVLYEINGQYLSVTKGAFDRLNLKDSSNTESYLIEHDYLANQAFRVLGVGYQIFPTNPIEWTDEELESDLSFAGFVGIIDPARRESYRAVKIARQAGIHTVMITGDHLLTATKIAEDVGILTDGRKAMSGSELNQYTDEELASIIEDYRVFARTSPEDKIRIVKAFQSNGEVVAMTGDGVNDAPALKAADVGIAMGGGTEVAKEASDMVLVDDNFATIVKAVEEGRRVYSNIRKSLYAMLGCNISALTIVLISLIIGWGSPVAAVQLLIIKVVADGIPGFSLSVEPTERNIMKNKPVNKKDSIFSDGLLAKIIDISIVFTVVTLLAIGIGRMTSVEVSRTMTFLVLGWSTIVHMYNCRSKESIFKLRFLGNPVLVTTTVLGAVILLLLVLIPQTQTILGFVNIGFTNWLWVLFLSICPLVYIEIKKMLHKF; from the coding sequence ATGTTAAAGGAACAAAAACAAAATCAATTCGAAGGTAGAGAACAAGGATTATCCCAATCAGAGGTTAATCAATTATTACAGGAACATGGTCCTAATACTATTGAAAGTCAGTCTGGCAAATCGTTTTTTGTCTATCTTACGGAGGCTCTTAAAGATATAACAATACTCATATTGCTTTTTGCTACTGTTTTATCTAGTTATGTTGCTTTTAAATCACATCCAGATGATTTTACGGAACCTATTGTGATTTTTTCTATTGTTCTTTTAAATATTTACTTGTCTATTCGACAGCAAAAGAACGCAGAAAAATCAATGGATGAATTGAAAAAGATGAGTGTGCCAACAAGTAGAGTGATTCGAGATGGACAATTACAAGAAGTGGAGAGTACAGAAATTGTTCCGGGAGATCTTCTCCAATTAAAGTTAGGAGACCGTGTACCAGCAGATGCAAAAATTTTATCTTGTAGTAATTTTTTTGTGGATGAGTCTTTCCTAACTGGGGAAAGTGAACCAAGTGAAAAAAATGCAGAAGCAAGATCTAATCCAGAAGCTCCGATTGGGGATCGAAAAGATTCTATTTTTTCAGGAGCATTAGTAGTCACAGGAACAGCTCAAGCTGTAGTAGAAAAAACAGGGATGCATACAGAAATTGGGAAAATTTCAAGTTTAATTAATAATGAAGCTGCTAATGTGGCTCCCTTACAGATTAGAATGCAAAAATTAGGGAAAGCTTTAGGAGTTGTCGCAATTACGGCAGGAGTTCTAGCTATCATCATTGGTGTAATAAAAGGGCTGGCATTAGAAACAAGTATTATGACAGCTATTTCAATGGCAGTAGCAGCTATTCCTGAAGTCCTACCAGTCGTTGTAACAATTTCCTTAGCTATCGGTATGAGCAACATGGCATTCAAAAAAACAATTGTACGCACTCCTTCAACTGTTGAAACAGTGGGAAGTGTTTCAGTAATTTGTTCAGATAAAACTGGGACTATTACAGAAAATAAAATGACTGTTAAACGAATTAGTCCATTAGCTAATTTGTCCGAGACGGTTTTTAATGTTACGTATAATGAGAAAAATAATTTACTTTTCTTATTTTATCTAGCAAGTACTATTGATGAAAATTCCACTGCGGGAAGCAACCCAACAGAGTTAGCAATCAAAAAAGCTTTGGATGAAACGTTCTCAAAAGAAGAGCTTCAAAAAATTTCTTCAAACTTTAAACAAATCCGGGAATTGCCTTTTGATTCAAGTAGAAAGCGTATGACGGTCCTGTATGAAATTAATGGACAATATCTTTCAGTTACAAAAGGAGCATTTGACCGCTTAAATTTGAAAGATTCTTCTAATACAGAATCTTACTTAATAGAACACGATTATTTAGCTAATCAGGCTTTTCGAGTATTAGGAGTAGGCTATCAAATCTTTCCTACAAACCCAATTGAATGGACTGATGAAGAATTAGAATCGGATTTAAGTTTTGCTGGTTTTGTTGGAATTATTGATCCAGCAAGAAGAGAAAGTTATCGCGCTGTAAAGATTGCTAGACAAGCAGGTATTCATACAGTCATGATTACAGGAGATCATTTACTAACTGCTACTAAAATTGCGGAAGACGTAGGGATTCTGACTGACGGTCGAAAAGCAATGAGTGGAAGTGAATTAAATCAATATACAGATGAAGAATTAGCATCAATTATTGAAGATTACCGTGTTTTCGCTAGGACTTCTCCGGAAGATAAAATCCGAATTGTTAAAGCTTTTCAAAGCAATGGTGAGGTAGTTGCTATGACAGGAGATGGTGTGAATGATGCGCCAGCTTTAAAAGCAGCGGATGTTGGTATTGCGATGGGCGGTGGAACAGAAGTGGCTAAAGAAGCATCAGATATGGTGTTAGTGGATGATAATTTTGCTACAATTGTCAAAGCTGTAGAGGAAGGGCGAAGAGTATACAGTAATATCAGAAAATCATTGTATGCCATGTTAGGATGTAATATTTCTGCGTTGACAATTGTTCTTATTTCTTTAATCATTGGTTGGGGTTCTCCTGTGGCTGCGGTTCAACTATTGATTATTAAAGTTGTGGCAGATGGAATACCTGGATTCAGTTTGAGTGTAGAACCAACAGAACGAAATATAATGAAAAACAAACCTGTGAATAAAAAAGACAGTATCTTTTCAGATGGGTTATTGGCAAAAATTATTGATATTTCCATTGTATTTACTGTGGTTACTTTATTAGCCATAGGGATTGGACGAATGACTTCTGTAGAAGTATCTAGGACAATGACTTTCCTTGTTTTAGGATGGTCTACCATTGTGCATATGTATAATTGCCGAAGCAAAGAATCTATTTTTAAATTGAGATTTTTAGGTAATCCAGTATTAGTAACCACAACTGTATTAGGGGCAGTTATTCTCTTATTACTAGTTCTAATTCCACAAACTCAGACGATATTAGGTTTTGTGAATATTGGATTTACCAACTGGTTATGGGTACTATTTCTATCTATCTGTCCATTAGTATATATAGAGATAAAAAAAATGCTTCATAAATTTTAA
- the ppdK gene encoding pyruvate, phosphate dikinase: MSKWISFFEEGSSKEKELLGGKGANLAEMTNLGLPVPPGFTITTKSCMNFLEKETFFDTELKQDILKAIKKLEQITQKSFTEETNLLLVSVRSGAASSMPGMMDTILNLGLNDQRVQTFAELTNISFAYDCYSRLLQMFGDVVYGVNKDKFTHLLRNLEKRLNKTKQEFDKNEQQQLIDSYKQLFIENNVTFPQNPLDQLFEAIKAVFKSWNNQRAKVYRELHQIPHHLGTAVNIQSMVFGNSGNHSGTGVVFTRNPATGENKLFGEFLMNAQGEDVVAGIRTPEPIDSLQTILPDTYNDFVTYAEILEQHYKDMQDIEFTVENGQLFILQTRNGKRTAKAALKITLDLVAENRLTKQEALLRISPDTIDQLIHPIFDEKEVTQAKLLATGLPASPGAATGEIVFTAEKAKEYHALGKKVVLVRQETSPEDIEGMIVSEAIVTSRGGMTSHAAVVARGMGTCCITGCEALNVHEESKTILCGNTRLVEGEVISVDGSSGRLYLGEIPTIVVENDQNLQQLLTWADEHAELMVRANAETVSDLQTAIDFGASGIGLARTEHMFFGEERVLEMRRLILAEDKQEFDFALNKLLGFQQEDFYQMFKAVQDKPMVIRLLDPPMHEFLPHDTNEIKALAEQLNRYPSEVSKQIEKLQETNPMLGHRGCRLGITEPRIYQMQVKAIFNSAIRLMKEGIIVCPEIMVPLVSEKNELDTVKNFLIDTINQTFKENQVQPFPYEIGTMIELPRACIIADQLAENADFFSFGTNDLTQMTFGFSRDDIGKFINSYKEKEIMIQDPFQTLDQTGVGELIKLAVTKARQTKKEMLIGICGEVGGDPHSIPFFQKIGIDYVSCSPYRIPAARLAVAQASLSK; this comes from the coding sequence ATGAGTAAATGGATTTCCTTTTTTGAAGAAGGTAGTAGTAAAGAGAAAGAATTATTAGGTGGAAAAGGAGCAAACTTAGCTGAAATGACCAATCTTGGCTTACCTGTTCCTCCAGGGTTTACCATTACAACGAAAAGTTGTATGAATTTTTTAGAGAAAGAAACTTTTTTTGATACAGAGTTAAAACAAGATATTTTGAAAGCGATTAAAAAATTGGAACAAATAACTCAAAAGTCTTTTACAGAAGAAACGAATTTGCTGCTGGTTTCAGTTCGAAGTGGTGCTGCTTCTTCTATGCCTGGAATGATGGACACTATTTTGAATTTAGGGTTAAATGATCAAAGAGTACAGACTTTTGCAGAGTTGACGAACATTTCTTTTGCTTATGATTGTTACAGCCGTCTCTTACAAATGTTTGGCGACGTTGTCTACGGGGTCAACAAAGATAAATTTACTCATTTACTACGTAATTTAGAAAAGAGATTAAATAAAACGAAACAAGAATTTGATAAGAATGAACAACAGCAACTCATTGATTCCTATAAACAGCTGTTTATTGAAAACAATGTGACCTTCCCACAAAATCCATTGGATCAATTATTTGAAGCAATCAAAGCAGTCTTTAAATCTTGGAATAATCAACGAGCTAAAGTCTATCGTGAATTACATCAGATCCCACATCACTTGGGAACGGCAGTGAACATTCAGTCAATGGTTTTTGGCAATAGTGGCAACCACAGTGGGACCGGTGTCGTGTTTACCAGAAATCCTGCGACTGGTGAAAATAAGCTTTTCGGAGAATTCTTAATGAATGCTCAAGGTGAAGATGTGGTTGCGGGGATTCGAACACCTGAACCAATTGATTCTTTGCAAACCATTCTTCCTGATACGTATAACGATTTTGTTACCTATGCTGAAATTCTTGAACAACATTACAAAGACATGCAAGATATTGAATTTACAGTAGAAAATGGACAATTATTTATCCTACAAACTAGAAATGGCAAACGTACAGCCAAAGCAGCCTTAAAAATTACGTTAGATTTAGTTGCAGAAAATCGCCTGACCAAACAAGAAGCCCTCTTACGTATCTCACCAGACACGATTGATCAATTAATTCATCCTATTTTTGATGAGAAGGAAGTTACACAAGCGAAATTATTAGCTACAGGACTTCCCGCAAGCCCAGGTGCAGCAACAGGTGAAATTGTTTTTACTGCAGAAAAAGCAAAAGAATACCATGCCCTCGGAAAAAAAGTTGTCTTGGTTCGTCAAGAAACATCACCAGAAGACATTGAAGGGATGATTGTTAGTGAAGCAATTGTAACTAGCCGAGGTGGGATGACTTCACATGCTGCTGTTGTGGCTCGCGGCATGGGGACTTGTTGTATCACTGGATGTGAAGCTTTAAATGTACATGAAGAGTCAAAAACAATTCTTTGTGGAAATACACGATTAGTAGAAGGGGAAGTAATTTCTGTTGATGGTAGTTCTGGTCGTTTATACTTGGGAGAAATTCCAACTATAGTTGTTGAAAACGATCAAAATTTACAACAATTGCTCACTTGGGCGGATGAACATGCAGAATTAATGGTTCGTGCAAATGCTGAAACTGTTTCAGATTTACAAACAGCAATCGATTTTGGTGCCTCTGGTATTGGCTTAGCGCGTACAGAGCATATGTTCTTTGGTGAGGAACGCGTACTAGAAATGCGACGATTGATTCTAGCAGAGGATAAACAGGAATTTGACTTTGCTTTAAATAAATTACTAGGCTTCCAACAAGAAGATTTTTATCAAATGTTTAAAGCTGTACAGGATAAACCTATGGTTATCCGATTATTAGATCCACCCATGCATGAATTTCTTCCACATGACACGAATGAAATAAAAGCTTTAGCAGAACAGTTAAATCGATACCCATCTGAAGTCAGTAAACAAATTGAAAAACTTCAAGAAACGAATCCAATGTTAGGACATCGTGGGTGTCGGCTAGGAATTACCGAGCCTCGCATTTATCAAATGCAAGTGAAAGCTATTTTTAATAGTGCCATTCGATTAATGAAAGAAGGAATCATTGTCTGTCCAGAAATCATGGTCCCTCTCGTCTCAGAGAAAAATGAATTGGATACTGTCAAAAACTTCCTGATTGACACGATTAACCAAACATTCAAAGAAAACCAGGTCCAACCTTTCCCATATGAAATCGGCACAATGATTGAATTACCTCGTGCGTGCATCATCGCTGATCAATTAGCAGAAAATGCAGATTTCTTTAGCTTTGGCACAAATGATTTAACTCAAATGACCTTTGGTTTCTCACGAGATGACATTGGAAAATTCATTAATAGCTACAAAGAAAAAGAAATTATGATTCAAGATCCTTTCCAAACACTGGATCAAACAGGTGTTGGCGAATTAATTAAACTTGCCGTCACGAAGGCCCGGCAAACAAAAAAAGAGATGCTGATTGGTATTTGTGGAGAAGTTGGTGGTGACCCTCACTCCATTCCGTTCTTCCAGAAAATCGGTATTGATTATGTTTCTTGTTCTCCTTACCGAATTCCAGCTGCTCGTTTAGCCGTTGCTCAAGCAAGTTTGAGTAAATAG